The following nucleotide sequence is from Phacochoerus africanus isolate WHEZ1 chromosome 6, ROS_Pafr_v1, whole genome shotgun sequence.
tTACTATGTCACTGACATAGGACAGAATGGCTGCCATACAGTAGCAGAGAAAGAAGTTGCATAGCAAGTGATTGAGGAGTGAGCAAGATCTAAATGAGATATTGTCAATATTATTGTTTCAGAAAGCAGTTCAAGGTAGGAAATGATAAGAGATATTGAGCAATATTAATGCTAGAGACTGATACGTTAATTCCTTTAATATTCATAACTCTTCACTAATGTTTTTCAACTGCAGATGAAtatactgaggctcagaaagagtaTGTAACTTGCCTATTTACCCTACTAATAAGTGGCAGAATGAGAATTCAGGCTCAGAATGTTGGATTTGAACCCATGCTACTAATCATCATGCTAATAAAGAGATTAGAGATTTAGGCACATTATACCATTATTTTGAATATGGGAAAtgtcaaaacacaaaaacaccaAGTAACCAAAATACCACTTACATCTACAGTGCCTTGATTTCCTTCTCTGGTAGTTGAGTGTACCCTCTTCTTCAGTCACAGGGAGCTCTTCTGGGGATATGGAGAGTGGAAATCTATCAGCAGTAACTGAGTTTGTCTTCACTGGGTTCCCCCAACTCCAGGACGGTGGCCTTCtatacttttttcctttacttttcatCTACACTTTTATTATAATTGGGAACCTAATGATCTTCTTTGCTGTAAGGCTGGATCCTCGTCTTCACAATCCCATGTACAATTTCATCAGTATCTTCTCATTTCTGGAGATgtggtacaccacagccaccattCCTAAAATGCTCTCCAATCTGATCCGCAGTCAAAAGACCATCTCTTTCATTGGCTGCCTCTTGCAGATGTACTTCTTCCATTCACTTGGAAACACTGAAGGGACCTTGCTGACTGTCATGGCCATAGACAGGTATGTTGCCATCTGCAACCCACTCCACTACCCAACCATCATGACCCCCCGACTATGTGCTCAGCTCTCTGCTGGCTCCTGTatctttggtttcctcatccttCTACCTGAGATTGTGTGGATTTCTACCCTGCCTTTCTGTGGTCCCAACCAAATCCATCAGATCTTTTGTGATTTCACTCCGTTGTTAAATTTAGCCTGCACAGATGCCTCTGTGATCTTGGTGCAAGATGTGATCCATGCTCTTGCTATTCTAATAACAGGTctgattatttctctctcttacaTCAGAATTATCATTGTTATTCTGGGCATCCCTTCAGTTGAGGGTCGTAGAAAGGCCTTTCCCACCTGTGCTGCGCACATCGCTGTCTTCCTGCTGTTTTTTGGCAGCGTGGCCCTCATGTACCTTAGATTCTCTGCTACTTATACACCATTCTGGGACACTGTCATTGCTCTAACATTCTCTGTACTTGCTCCCTTTTTCAATCCCATTATATATAGCCTGAGAAATAAGGATATGAAAGATGCTATTAAGAAGCTCTTTTGCTCCCAAAAGGTGTTTAATAAATCTGGTATGTAATTTAGGTGGCAGTCTTCTATGTAAATGGAACTTCACAAAATATCGAGTTCAAAGAGACCAGAATGTCAAAGAATTACATATTTAGTCCACATTTCTTCCCAGTGAGCTGGTGAATTGACTGGTAAAGAAAGTCCTCTGAGGACTTACAGTGATGACCATAAAAATAATTCTACTCCTTATCCAGGGTCAGTGTAATtacttttctgtctctatagttttgtttatttgattttaatttactCTGTTACTTCAAAATGATTATTTGCATAAATGTTAATAATACTAATAGGTATTACCTTTATCTATTAAGTAATACCTTCCTTTGATATTTAATCAGCCTTTATAATACTCTTTGTGTCCTGATAAAGCCCATGTAGTTGAGTGAAAGTACACACTAACTCTCTCTGCTACTATGGTGATTTCCCTAAGCCCTTTCAGTAAGTTTCTGGACAttaagaagatgcaagaattcttGGCATCCAGGCCTTAAACCCTATTCCCCACTGTGGTTTCTTTTCCAGTCAgccttgccaacatttaaaaatacacatattggagttcctattgtggcttagtgggttataagcccaactagtatccatgaggatgcaggttccatccgtggcctcacttagtggattaaggatccggcattgccatgagctgtggtgtagttttcagatgtggcttgtatcccaggctggcagtggcagctccaattcgacccttaggctgggaacttccatatgctgtaggagcggccctaaaaagcgaacaacaaaaataaaaaaaaataaacatgtactgGTGGGATCTGCATGTAATGCTGTCATGTGCTGTCATGAGCAGGGACATCGTGGACTGTATTTGGTATTTTGTTAAGAACTGTACAGTGTAATTAAGATCAGATTTCTACCCATGGAACCTTCTATCTTATGTAGAATCAATGTAAGAGtgttaaaaaaacataataaatggtTACATTTACATCTATAGTCAATCACATTTATTCATGATTTAATCCACCTCTCTAAAAAATTATCTGTTTTCACTAGTGCTAAAATAAATACTTggtgtaatattttaaatgtaatatatacatgatttgataaaaatatgttaaaacaaaaattatgtacTAAAAT
It contains:
- the LOC125128708 gene encoding olfactory receptor 6K3-like, with translation MESGNLSAVTEFVFTGFPQLQDGGLLYFFPLLFIYTFIIIGNLMIFFAVRLDPRLHNPMYNFISIFSFLEMWYTTATIPKMLSNLIRSQKTISFIGCLLQMYFFHSLGNTEGTLLTVMAIDRYVAICNPLHYPTIMTPRLCAQLSAGSCIFGFLILLPEIVWISTLPFCGPNQIHQIFCDFTPLLNLACTDASVILVQDVIHALAILITGLIISLSYIRIIIVILGIPSVEGRRKAFPTCAAHIAVFLLFFGSVALMYLRFSATYTPFWDTVIALTFSVLAPFFNPIIYSLRNKDMKDAIKKLFCSQKVFNKSGM